One window of Flavobacterium dauae genomic DNA carries:
- the ytxJ gene encoding bacillithiol system redox-active protein YtxJ: protein MNWKILENNHQLEQIKEESFNKLQLIFKHSTRCIISKMALKNFENDFLLQDVIDAYYLDLIAYRNISNEIAEVFAVEHQSPQILLIKDGVVVYNESHERIDANVLKKVV, encoded by the coding sequence ATGAATTGGAAAATTTTAGAAAATAATCATCAATTAGAACAGATTAAAGAAGAATCATTTAATAAATTACAATTGATTTTTAAGCACAGCACACGTTGTATTATTAGTAAAATGGCGTTAAAAAATTTTGAAAACGATTTTTTGTTGCAAGATGTAATTGATGCTTATTATTTAGATTTGATTGCTTACAGAAATATATCGAATGAAATTGCAGAAGTTTTTGCAGTGGAACATCAATCGCCACAAATTTTATTGATTAAAGATGGGGTAGTAGTTTATAACGAATCGCACGAAAGGATTGACGCGAATGTTTTGAAAAAAGTTGTATAG
- a CDS encoding DUF2490 domain-containing protein — MKKAVVFLTIILFNFKGFSNNPKKDPKLGGWYMYFGNVKIENTKWIINYDVQYRNYEIISDLNQLLMRTSVQYALFDNLTLGGGYAFVHTEQLGIPDNPFNENRIFQDVITQQKIATATVKHRFRFEQRFMENQDFKSRLRYQLGLDVLIYQNTEKNQNLYATMYNEIFMNADETSRKSNVFDRDRLYFGAGFKFNQNLGVQVGWMNQMLQKTSHQQLMFSLHHNLKLK, encoded by the coding sequence ATGAAAAAGGCAGTTGTATTTTTAACAATCATCCTCTTTAATTTTAAAGGATTTTCTAACAATCCAAAGAAAGATCCAAAATTAGGTGGTTGGTATATGTATTTTGGTAATGTAAAAATTGAAAATACCAAGTGGATTATTAATTACGATGTTCAATACCGAAATTACGAGATCATATCAGATTTAAATCAGTTGTTAATGCGTACTTCTGTGCAATATGCTTTATTTGATAATTTGACTTTGGGCGGCGGATACGCTTTTGTACATACAGAACAATTAGGAATACCTGATAATCCTTTTAATGAAAACAGAATTTTTCAGGATGTAATTACACAACAAAAAATTGCAACTGCTACTGTAAAACATCGGTTTAGATTTGAACAACGATTTATGGAAAATCAAGACTTTAAATCCCGTTTGCGTTATCAATTAGGTTTAGATGTTCTTATTTATCAGAATACCGAAAAAAATCAGAATTTATACGCTACAATGTATAATGAAATTTTTATGAATGCCGATGAAACTTCAAGAAAAAGCAACGTTTTTGATAGAGACCGACTGTATTTTGGAGCAGGTTTCAAGTTCAATCAAAATTTAGGAGTTCAAGTTGGTTGGATGAATCAAATGCTTCAAAAAACATCGCATCAACAATTAATGTTTTCATTACACCACAACCTTAAATTAAAGTAA
- a CDS encoding TIGR00730 family Rossman fold protein: MEENLSEEDIRIKESFLQKSWNEIKSNDSWAIFKVMSEFVNGYEKMGRIGPCVSIFGSARTKSDNPYYKLAEEIAFKISKAGYGVISGGGPGIMEAANKGAHLGGGASVGLNIDLPFEQHFNPYIDHDKNLQFDYFFVRKVMFVKYSQGFVVMPGGFGTLDELFEAVTLIQTKKIGKFPIILVGSEFWSGLFDWIKTVMIEKYFNASPEDMNLIQIVDTADEVVTIIDKFYKKYNLSPNF; encoded by the coding sequence ATGGAAGAAAATTTATCGGAAGAAGATATCAGAATAAAGGAGAGTTTTTTACAAAAATCGTGGAACGAAATAAAATCAAACGACTCGTGGGCAATTTTTAAGGTAATGTCTGAATTTGTCAACGGATATGAAAAAATGGGTCGTATTGGTCCGTGTGTGTCTATTTTTGGATCGGCACGTACAAAAAGCGATAATCCGTATTACAAACTGGCAGAAGAAATTGCTTTTAAAATAAGTAAAGCAGGCTACGGAGTAATTTCGGGTGGTGGTCCCGGGATTATGGAAGCTGCCAATAAAGGTGCACATTTAGGTGGTGGTGCATCGGTTGGTTTAAACATCGATTTACCTTTTGAACAACATTTTAATCCGTACATCGATCACGATAAAAACCTACAGTTCGATTATTTCTTTGTACGCAAAGTAATGTTTGTAAAATATTCGCAAGGATTTGTAGTAATGCCCGGCGGTTTTGGAACTTTAGACGAATTGTTTGAAGCAGTTACTTTAATTCAAACCAAAAAAATAGGTAAATTTCCTATTATTTTAGTAGGATCAGAATTTTGGTCGGGTCTTTTTGACTGGATAAAAACAGTAATGATTGAGAAATATTTCAATGCGTCGCCAGAAGATATGAACTTGATTCAAATTGTTGATACAGCCGATGAAGTGGTAACCATTATTGATAAATTCTACAAAAAATACAATTTAAGTCCGAATTTTTAA
- a CDS encoding COX15/CtaA family protein, with protein MENKTFIRWAKISLVLIYLVIIAGATVRMTGSGMGCPDWPKCFGYYIPPTQIEELLWEPYHDYEKGQVIIKDSKLKVANKDFTSNEMYQPSNWDEYTKHDYAEFNPYHTWVEYINRLCGALAGFACFILFVLSIISVAFFKAKPKLIVWSAIVLFLLGFNAWLGATVVFSVLNPVKITTHMIAALLNVAALLYLIYIAKDKHTHQIKYDKTFYIFTWVAMLFSLIQIGLGTQVRQFIDVQTRSGITDVSVWLANPDITFYIHRTFSFVIFFVNLYLFLRNKRLNLGNNKINWIMLLLLLEIFTGILMYYIHFPFGTQATHLVLAAVMYGLQFAIILETRKNNLKSHFQ; from the coding sequence ATGGAAAACAAAACATTTATCCGTTGGGCAAAAATTTCACTCGTTTTAATTTATTTAGTAATCATTGCCGGAGCTACTGTACGAATGACTGGTTCTGGTATGGGCTGTCCCGATTGGCCTAAATGTTTTGGATATTATATACCACCCACGCAAATTGAAGAATTGTTGTGGGAGCCTTATCACGATTACGAAAAAGGTCAGGTTATTATTAAGGATTCTAAATTAAAAGTTGCTAATAAAGATTTTACATCGAATGAAATGTACCAGCCATCAAACTGGGACGAATACACCAAACACGATTATGCCGAGTTTAACCCTTATCATACCTGGGTTGAATACATTAATCGTTTATGTGGTGCATTAGCAGGATTTGCTTGTTTTATTTTGTTCGTACTTTCAATCATATCAGTTGCATTTTTTAAAGCCAAACCCAAACTAATTGTTTGGTCCGCAATTGTTCTGTTTTTATTAGGATTTAATGCATGGTTAGGTGCAACAGTGGTTTTTTCGGTTTTAAATCCGGTAAAAATAACCACCCATATGATTGCGGCATTATTAAATGTAGCCGCATTACTTTACTTGATTTATATTGCAAAAGATAAACATACACACCAGATTAAATACGATAAAACATTTTATATTTTTACCTGGGTTGCAATGCTTTTTTCGTTGATACAGATTGGATTGGGAACACAGGTTCGTCAGTTTATAGACGTTCAAACAAGAAGCGGAATTACCGATGTTTCGGTTTGGCTGGCAAACCCCGATATTACTTTTTACATTCACAGAACCTTTTCTTTTGTAATCTTTTTTGTAAATCTTTACTTGTTTTTAAGAAACAAACGATTGAATTTAGGTAACAACAAAATCAACTGGATTATGTTGTTGTTGTTACTTGAAATTTTTACGGGAATTTTAATGTATTACATCCATTTTCCCTTTGGTACGCAGGCAACACATTTGGTTTTAGCTGCAGTAATGTATGGTTTGCAGTTTGCAATTATATTAGAAACCCGCAAAAACAATTTAAAATCACATTTTCAATAG
- the clpB gene encoding ATP-dependent chaperone ClpB produces the protein MNFNNFTIKSQEVLQQAQVLVQTFGQQQIENEHILKAILEIDENVTPFILKKAGVNIEQLKQQTDQIIETFAKVEGGQISLSREAGSTLNEAQAIAKKMNDEYVSIEHLFLAIFKSRSKIATFLKSGGVTEKQIEAAINELRKGERVTSASAEDNYNSLNKYAKNLNQLANDGKLDPVIGRDEEIRRVLQILTRRSKNNPMLIGEPGVGKTAIAEGLAHRIVQGDVPENLKDKLVFSLDMGALIAGAKYKGEFEERLKSVVKEVTSSDGNIILFIDEIHTLVGAGGGEGAMDAANILKPALARGELRAIGATTLDEYQKYFEKDKALERRFQKVMIEEPDTESAISILRGIKEKYETHHKVRIKDEAIIGAVELSQRYISNRFLPDKAIDLMDEAASKLRMEINSKPEELDVLDRKIMQLEIEIEAIKRENDESKLKALGIDLANLKEERNQIFSKWKSEKDVVDNIQNIKSNIEDYKLEAERAERNGDYGKVAEIRYGKIQDAEAKLTEFQKQLEENQKGQSLIKEEVTYEDIADVVAKWTGVPVTKMLQTDREKLLNLESELHKRVVGQEEAIVAISDAVRRSRSGLQDPKKPIGSFLFLGTTGVGKTELAKALAEYLFDDENAMTRIDMSEYSERHSVSRLVGAPPGYVGYDEGGQLTEAVRRRPYSVILLDEIEKAHPDTFNILLQVLDEGRLTDNKGRLADFKNTIIIMTSNMGSHIIQEQFDNNPTDIAVENAKDEVLNQLKTMVRPEFLNRIDEIIMFTPLTKGNIEQIVTIQLKSVFKMLTQQHITMDATPEAINYLAKKGFDPHFGARPVKRVIQREVLNQLSKEILSGTIKTDSIILLDSFDDKLIFRNQE, from the coding sequence ATGAACTTTAATAATTTTACCATTAAATCACAAGAAGTACTGCAACAAGCTCAGGTTTTAGTACAAACTTTCGGTCAGCAACAGATTGAAAACGAACACATTTTAAAAGCTATTTTAGAAATAGACGAAAATGTTACACCATTTATTCTTAAAAAAGCAGGTGTAAATATTGAGCAATTAAAACAACAAACCGATCAAATTATTGAAACGTTTGCTAAAGTAGAAGGTGGGCAAATTTCATTATCACGCGAAGCCGGTTCAACATTAAATGAAGCACAGGCAATTGCTAAAAAAATGAATGATGAGTACGTTTCTATCGAACATTTATTTTTAGCTATTTTTAAATCACGCAGTAAAATCGCTACCTTCTTAAAATCGGGTGGCGTTACTGAAAAACAAATTGAAGCTGCAATTAATGAGTTACGAAAAGGCGAGCGTGTAACATCGGCTTCGGCAGAAGACAATTACAATTCATTAAATAAATATGCCAAAAACTTAAATCAATTAGCAAACGATGGCAAATTAGATCCCGTAATTGGTCGCGACGAAGAAATCCGCAGGGTTTTACAGATTTTAACCCGTAGATCTAAAAACAATCCTATGCTAATTGGCGAACCGGGCGTAGGTAAAACCGCAATTGCCGAAGGTTTGGCACACCGTATTGTTCAGGGCGATGTACCCGAAAATTTAAAGGACAAACTTGTTTTTTCGTTAGATATGGGTGCGTTGATTGCTGGTGCTAAATATAAAGGAGAATTTGAAGAGCGATTAAAATCGGTTGTAAAAGAAGTTACTTCATCAGACGGAAACATCATTTTGTTTATTGATGAAATTCATACATTGGTAGGTGCCGGTGGCGGTGAAGGTGCTATGGATGCAGCTAATATTTTAAAACCTGCTTTGGCTCGTGGCGAATTAAGAGCAATTGGTGCAACTACTTTAGACGAGTATCAAAAATATTTTGAAAAGGATAAGGCGTTGGAACGCCGCTTCCAAAAGGTAATGATCGAAGAACCTGATACTGAAAGTGCCATTTCTATTTTACGCGGAATTAAAGAAAAATATGAAACACATCACAAAGTACGTATTAAAGACGAAGCTATTATTGGTGCTGTTGAATTGTCCCAAAGATACATTTCAAATCGTTTTTTACCCGATAAAGCCATTGATTTAATGGACGAAGCGGCATCGAAACTTCGTATGGAAATCAATTCAAAACCAGAAGAATTAGATGTTTTGGATCGAAAAATCATGCAGTTAGAGATCGAAATTGAAGCAATTAAACGTGAAAATGACGAATCTAAACTAAAAGCTTTGGGTATTGATTTGGCAAATTTGAAAGAAGAACGCAATCAGATTTTCTCTAAATGGAAATCCGAAAAAGATGTGGTTGACAACATTCAGAACATCAAATCAAACATTGAAGATTATAAATTAGAAGCTGAACGTGCAGAACGAAATGGCGATTACGGTAAAGTTGCCGAAATTCGTTATGGAAAAATTCAGGATGCCGAAGCTAAATTAACTGAATTTCAAAAGCAATTAGAAGAAAACCAAAAAGGGCAATCGCTTATTAAAGAAGAGGTTACTTACGAAGATATTGCTGATGTTGTTGCAAAATGGACAGGTGTTCCTGTTACCAAAATGCTGCAAACCGACCGTGAAAAGTTACTGAATTTGGAAAGTGAATTACACAAACGAGTTGTTGGTCAGGAAGAAGCTATTGTGGCTATTTCAGACGCTGTTCGCCGCAGTCGTTCCGGATTGCAAGATCCTAAAAAACCTATCGGATCGTTCTTGTTCTTAGGAACAACCGGTGTGGGTAAAACCGAGCTGGCAAAAGCGTTGGCAGAATATTTATTCGATGACGAAAATGCAATGACCCGAATTGATATGAGCGAATACTCAGAACGTCACAGTGTAAGTCGTTTGGTTGGTGCACCTCCGGGATATGTTGGATACGACGAGGGCGGACAATTGACCGAAGCCGTTCGCAGAAGACCTTATTCGGTTATTTTGTTAGATGAAATCGAAAAAGCCCATCCTGATACCTTTAATATTTTGTTACAAGTATTGGATGAAGGACGTTTAACAGATAATAAAGGTCGATTGGCCGATTTTAAAAATACGATTATTATTATGACCTCTAATATGGGTAGTCATATTATTCAGGAACAGTTTGATAATAACCCAACCGATATTGCAGTTGAAAACGCAAAAGATGAAGTATTAAATCAATTAAAAACAATGGTTCGTCCGGAATTTTTAAACCGAATCGATGAAATCATTATGTTTACCCCATTAACCAAAGGCAACATTGAACAAATTGTAACCATTCAATTAAAAAGCGTGTTTAAAATGCTGACACAACAACATATTACAATGGATGCAACGCCTGAAGCAATTAATTATCTTGCGAAGAAAGGGTTTGATCCGCATTTTGGTGCCCGTCCTGTAAAACGTGTTATTCAACGCGAAGTTTTAAACCAGCTTTCAAAAGAAATTCTTTCAGGAACTATTAAAACCGACAGTATTATTCTTCTGGACAGCTTTGACGATAAATTGATTTTTAGAAACCAAGAATAA